In Mongoliitalea daihaiensis, one DNA window encodes the following:
- a CDS encoding sialate O-acetylesterase translates to MISSQRATFSIKSILVLIGVCFLAWGEVYASLRLPKLISDGMVLQREQTVKIWGWAEVGQVINVQILGEKLTTTAGVDGSWEVVLEPQQAGGPYKMMVSTLSESIQIQDVWFGDVWLTSGQSNMETTMERVSPLFPEEFQLASYPTIRYFDVPDRYNFVEGNQDFSSGTWLKPTKETLPAFSAIGYFFAKNVADTYQIPVGIINASVGGSPIQAWLPKDALKKFRQDYEEAAYFARDGVIEALEKSDREKKDAWTQHLNKSDLGLSKDNVPWFDPLLDDSSWRLIPDLFSIPELEGELQNGVFWFRKEIVLTEAQIPDLETALLMGTMVDSDQTFVNGVMVGSTGYQYPPRRYTIPVGVLKPGKNVLTVRLVSERGKPRFIEQKPYSLAVNDGFIELEKDWKFAIGAVVKPAPNQTSVRLKPLGLFQGMIHPLKPISFTGILWYQGESNTGAVEVYEQQFHELIDGWRRFWNRSELPFIFVQLPNFMQPSNTPQESNWAKMREIQRKSLQIPYTGMAITIDVGEANDIHPLDKKSVGDRLALQARKLVYNFLDGPFSGPLVGSATIKERKIHLTFSEVGKGLEIRSGDSLKGFAIADESGRYHWCKASIISPSVIEVSVPEFVKDFKSIRYAWADNPTHANLVNHIGLPASPFQLDLKP, encoded by the coding sequence ATGATTTCATCTCAAAGGGCTACTTTTTCAATTAAAAGTATTCTTGTCTTGATAGGAGTTTGCTTCCTAGCTTGGGGTGAAGTGTATGCTTCCTTGCGATTACCCAAACTAATCAGTGATGGCATGGTTTTGCAGCGCGAGCAAACGGTAAAGATTTGGGGATGGGCCGAGGTTGGACAAGTAATCAATGTCCAAATTTTAGGAGAGAAGCTCACTACAACCGCAGGTGTTGATGGATCATGGGAAGTTGTTCTTGAACCACAGCAAGCGGGTGGCCCATATAAGATGATGGTCTCTACGCTTTCTGAAAGCATTCAAATTCAGGATGTTTGGTTTGGGGATGTTTGGTTGACTTCAGGACAATCCAATATGGAAACGACTATGGAGCGGGTTTCTCCGCTTTTCCCAGAGGAGTTTCAGTTAGCAAGCTATCCGACAATTCGGTATTTTGATGTTCCGGATAGGTACAATTTCGTGGAAGGGAATCAGGATTTTTCTTCGGGAACTTGGTTGAAACCCACCAAGGAAACGCTGCCTGCATTTTCTGCTATTGGTTATTTTTTTGCTAAAAACGTAGCTGATACCTACCAAATCCCTGTAGGAATCATCAATGCGAGTGTTGGTGGTTCTCCTATTCAGGCTTGGTTGCCAAAAGATGCGTTAAAAAAATTCCGCCAAGATTATGAGGAAGCAGCTTATTTTGCTCGAGATGGCGTAATTGAAGCGCTTGAAAAATCAGATAGAGAAAAAAAGGATGCTTGGACCCAGCATTTGAATAAATCTGATCTAGGTTTATCAAAAGATAATGTCCCTTGGTTTGATCCCTTATTGGACGATAGTTCGTGGAGACTGATACCTGATTTATTTTCAATTCCCGAATTGGAGGGCGAGCTTCAAAATGGAGTTTTTTGGTTTCGAAAGGAAATTGTCCTAACAGAGGCGCAAATACCGGATTTAGAAACTGCTTTGTTAATGGGAACGATGGTGGATAGCGATCAAACATTTGTCAATGGAGTGATGGTTGGAAGTACGGGCTACCAATATCCGCCAAGAAGATATACGATTCCAGTGGGAGTATTGAAACCGGGAAAGAATGTGCTTACAGTCAGACTGGTAAGTGAACGGGGAAAACCTCGGTTTATTGAACAGAAGCCGTATTCCTTAGCTGTCAACGATGGGTTTATTGAACTGGAGAAAGATTGGAAGTTTGCAATTGGAGCAGTAGTGAAGCCTGCTCCTAACCAAACAAGTGTTCGTTTAAAACCTTTAGGACTTTTCCAGGGAATGATTCATCCTTTGAAACCGATTTCATTCACTGGCATTCTCTGGTATCAGGGGGAATCGAATACAGGGGCAGTGGAGGTGTATGAACAACAGTTTCATGAATTGATAGACGGATGGAGGAGGTTCTGGAATAGATCAGAACTACCCTTTATCTTTGTTCAGTTGCCCAATTTTATGCAGCCTTCAAACACTCCTCAAGAGAGCAATTGGGCCAAAATGAGGGAAATTCAGCGCAAATCTTTACAAATACCTTACACAGGTATGGCTATAACTATAGATGTTGGCGAAGCCAATGATATACACCCGTTAGATAAGAAATCAGTGGGAGATAGATTGGCATTACAGGCCAGAAAGCTTGTTTATAATTTTTTGGATGGACCTTTTTCAGGTCCGCTTGTCGGAAGTGCAACAATAAAAGAGCGAAAAATACATCTTACTTTTTCGGAAGTCGGGAAAGGTCTGGAAATTCGGTCGGGCGATTCACTTAAAGGCTTTGCCATTGCAGATGAATCGGGAAGGTACCATTGGTGTAAAGCATCTATCATCAGCCCATCTGTTATCGAAGTTTCAGTACCTGAATTTGTGAAGGATTTCAAAAGTATCCGTTATGCTTGGGCGGACAATCCAACCCATGCCAATTTGGTTAATCACATCGGATTGCCAGCCTCTCCCTTTCAACTTGATTTAAAGCCTTAA
- a CDS encoding aldose epimerase family protein gives MKKQNHFFSLLIAGIVFMTSYGCSAPKNETLQMESKTINFDVKIKEVPVGENTAKVFLLDNGNGMQVEISSFGGVISKLIVPDKDGNSENIVLGYDQIADYDTNDYYFGSAIGRFGNRIAGGKFEIDGESYQLATNDGDNHLHGGLLGFNRVFWNASYEEGKESMIVKMTYISPDGEEGYPGNLITTLTFELTADNKLLLAFTSETDQPTIVNLTHHGYFNLSAMKEDVLGHQLTLYASKYTPVDENLIPTGELKAVAGTPFDFSSPRLIGERIAQVPGGYDHNYVVKESHSSELVKMATLEHAGSGRVMEVYADSPAVQFYSGNFLDGKVTVNGVTYSQYMGLCLEPQTFPNAPNEPSFPTSRLNPGETYSHKIQYHFSVK, from the coding sequence ATGAAAAAACAAAATCATTTCTTCTCGCTACTCATAGCCGGAATAGTATTCATGACCAGTTATGGATGTTCGGCTCCTAAAAACGAAACACTACAAATGGAATCAAAGACTATCAATTTTGATGTTAAGATAAAAGAAGTCCCTGTGGGTGAGAATACCGCCAAAGTCTTTTTATTGGATAATGGTAATGGCATGCAAGTGGAAATCTCCAGTTTTGGGGGAGTTATTTCCAAATTGATTGTTCCAGATAAAGATGGAAATAGCGAAAATATCGTGTTGGGCTATGATCAAATTGCTGATTATGATACCAATGATTACTATTTCGGATCAGCGATTGGTCGCTTTGGAAATAGAATTGCAGGAGGAAAGTTTGAAATTGACGGAGAGTCTTACCAATTAGCAACCAATGATGGAGACAATCACCTACACGGTGGGCTACTGGGGTTTAACCGGGTTTTTTGGAATGCTTCCTATGAGGAGGGAAAAGAGTCCATGATTGTAAAAATGACCTACATAAGCCCTGATGGGGAAGAAGGATATCCGGGAAATCTCATAACAACCTTAACGTTTGAATTGACAGCTGATAACAAATTATTGTTAGCGTTTACTTCGGAGACAGATCAGCCAACCATTGTCAACCTTACCCATCATGGGTATTTCAACTTGAGTGCGATGAAAGAGGATGTATTGGGACATCAATTAACGCTCTATGCATCAAAATACACACCAGTCGATGAAAACCTTATTCCAACAGGTGAATTGAAAGCTGTAGCAGGAACTCCCTTTGACTTCAGCAGCCCACGATTAATCGGAGAAAGAATAGCCCAAGTACCGGGTGGATATGACCATAATTATGTAGTGAAAGAGTCTCATTCTTCAGAGTTGGTAAAAATGGCAACCTTGGAGCATGCTGGTAGTGGACGCGTGATGGAAGTCTATGCAGATTCACCTGCCGTACAGTTTTATTCTGGGAATTTTCTAGATGGGAAAGTCACTGTCAATGGAGTAACTTATAGTCAATACATGGGCTTGTGTTTGGAGCCTCAAACATTCCCTAACGCACCCAATGAACCAAGTTTCCCTACTTCTCGCTTAAATCCAGGTGAGACCTACAGCCATAAAATCCAGTACCATTTTTCAGTAAAATAA
- a CDS encoding L-ribulose-5-phosphate 4-epimerase produces the protein MYDNIKHACYEANMQLPQLDLVVYTFGNVSAVDRENGVFAIKPSGVPYEQLTVKDIVIVDFDAKVVEGKMRPSSDTKTHAFLYKHWETIGGICHTHSTYAVAWAQALMDIPNFGTTHADHLTADIPCASPMADHLIEGDYEYNTGQQILDCFAEKNLSPAEVEMILVGSHGPFAWGKDASKAVYNSKVLEEVAKMAYLTLQINPQAKRLKDALVKKHYDRKHGSNAYYGQGC, from the coding sequence ATGTATGATAACATAAAACACGCTTGCTACGAAGCCAATATGCAACTACCCCAACTCGATTTGGTGGTGTATACCTTCGGAAATGTGAGTGCCGTGGATAGAGAGAATGGTGTTTTCGCCATCAAGCCTAGTGGAGTGCCTTATGAGCAATTGACGGTGAAGGACATTGTGATCGTAGACTTTGACGCCAAGGTGGTGGAAGGTAAGATGCGACCGTCGTCCGATACTAAAACCCATGCCTTTTTGTACAAACATTGGGAAACTATAGGAGGGATTTGCCATACGCATTCTACCTATGCTGTTGCATGGGCACAAGCACTGATGGATATTCCGAATTTCGGAACTACCCATGCGGATCACTTGACTGCTGATATTCCATGTGCATCTCCTATGGCCGATCATTTGATTGAAGGAGATTATGAATACAATACCGGGCAGCAGATTTTGGACTGTTTTGCCGAGAAAAACCTCAGTCCGGCGGAAGTGGAAATGATTTTGGTTGGAAGTCATGGCCCATTTGCTTGGGGAAAGGATGCATCCAAAGCTGTTTACAATAGCAAAGTATTAGAAGAAGTAGCCAAAATGGCCTATTTGACATTGCAAATCAACCCTCAAGCAAAGCGTTTGAAGGATGCTTTAGTAAAAAAACACTATGATCGCAAGCATGGATCTAATGCCTATTATGGCCAAGGATGCTGA
- a CDS encoding four helix bundle protein has translation MQDQLKSRTKKFALHVLDLVEKFPNLTAARVISYQLVKSATSIGANYRAACRARSDNEFISKLQIVLEEADESGYWLELVKEKAWIEVDSLLKEANELTAIFAKTLITMKSKKSKNHPKI, from the coding sequence ATGCAAGATCAGCTTAAATCTAGAACCAAAAAATTTGCTCTCCATGTACTTGATTTGGTAGAAAAATTCCCCAATCTGACAGCTGCTCGAGTGATTTCATATCAGCTTGTAAAGTCAGCTACTTCAATAGGAGCTAATTATCGAGCTGCTTGTAGGGCTCGAAGTGATAATGAGTTTATTTCTAAGCTTCAAATTGTATTAGAGGAAGCTGATGAATCAGGATATTGGCTAGAGTTGGTTAAAGAAAAAGCTTGGATTGAAGTAGACTCATTATTGAAAGAAGCTAATGAGTTGACAGCAATTTTTGCTAAAACCTTGATAACAATGAAAAGTAAGAAATCTAAGAATCATCCAAAAATCTAA
- a CDS encoding ribulokinase: MSNQFVIGLDYGSDSVRAVLVNAATGATVGSHVFWYPRWKQGLYCDPVKNQFRQHPLDHLEGLQTTITAVLKESRVDPKLVKAICVDTTGSSPMAVNEKGQSLAMTPEFAENPHAMMILWKDHTGIGEADEINEVARTWGGIDYTQFEGGIYSSEWFWAKILRTIRVDESIKNAAYSWMEHCDFITAQLIGCQNPLELKRSRCAAGHKAMWHESWGGLPSKEFLQLFDPYLAALRDRLYEETYTSDAVAGNLSQDWAEVLGLSTSVVVSVGTFDAHAGAVGAEISKNTLMKVMGTSTCDIMVAEKAILGDKLIPGICGQVDGSVIPGTIGLEAGQSAFGDVLAWFKKLLLDPSIELIQKSSSISENEKASLIAELDDQLLVKLSDEALQIPVEESTIVALDWINGRRTPDANQALKGAIRNLNMGSDAARIFKSLVESICFGSKRIVDRFRQEGVQIDAVIGLGGVAKKSTLVMQTLADVLNMPIKVATSEQAPALGAAMYAAVSAGIYPNTQEAIQAMGSGFDKVYYPTPEHVEVYERLYQEYVSFGKFVEKG; this comes from the coding sequence ATGAGTAATCAATTTGTTATAGGATTAGACTATGGATCCGACTCAGTAAGAGCGGTGTTAGTAAATGCTGCAACAGGAGCTACTGTAGGCAGTCATGTTTTTTGGTACCCTCGATGGAAGCAGGGATTGTACTGTGATCCTGTAAAAAACCAGTTTAGACAACATCCATTGGACCATTTGGAAGGATTGCAAACTACTATCACGGCAGTTTTGAAAGAGTCAAGAGTAGATCCAAAATTAGTAAAGGCTATTTGTGTAGACACTACGGGTTCGTCTCCTATGGCGGTCAATGAAAAAGGACAATCCTTGGCCATGACTCCTGAATTTGCGGAAAACCCTCACGCCATGATGATCCTATGGAAGGATCATACAGGCATTGGAGAGGCTGATGAGATCAATGAAGTGGCGAGAACTTGGGGAGGAATTGATTATACCCAATTTGAAGGGGGGATTTATTCTTCAGAGTGGTTTTGGGCGAAAATTCTTCGAACAATTCGAGTGGATGAATCGATTAAAAATGCAGCGTATTCATGGATGGAGCATTGTGACTTCATTACAGCCCAGTTGATAGGTTGCCAGAACCCATTAGAGCTTAAAAGAAGTAGATGTGCAGCAGGCCACAAGGCCATGTGGCATGAGTCATGGGGCGGATTACCTTCCAAAGAGTTTTTACAACTATTTGACCCATATCTTGCAGCGCTAAGAGACCGTCTCTACGAGGAGACATATACTTCAGACGCAGTTGCAGGAAATCTCAGTCAGGATTGGGCTGAAGTTCTAGGTTTGTCCACCTCAGTAGTCGTGTCAGTTGGAACTTTTGACGCGCATGCAGGAGCTGTGGGGGCGGAGATTTCTAAAAACACCCTTATGAAAGTCATGGGAACGTCTACTTGTGACATCATGGTTGCAGAGAAAGCGATTTTAGGAGATAAATTAATCCCCGGAATTTGTGGTCAAGTGGATGGCTCTGTGATACCGGGTACAATTGGACTAGAAGCAGGTCAATCTGCCTTTGGAGATGTATTGGCATGGTTTAAAAAACTTCTTTTAGACCCTAGTATCGAGTTGATTCAAAAGAGTAGTTCCATTTCTGAAAATGAAAAAGCTTCTTTGATCGCAGAATTGGATGATCAGTTATTGGTCAAACTTTCAGATGAAGCATTGCAAATTCCTGTGGAAGAGTCGACTATTGTTGCTTTGGATTGGATTAACGGAAGGAGAACACCTGATGCCAATCAGGCATTGAAGGGAGCGATCAGAAATCTGAATATGGGTTCGGATGCTGCGAGGATATTCAAATCATTGGTAGAGTCCATTTGTTTTGGTTCCAAAAGGATTGTTGATCGATTCAGACAGGAAGGTGTACAGATAGATGCAGTGATCGGCTTAGGAGGAGTGGCAAAGAAGTCCACATTAGTCATGCAAACTTTGGCAGATGTGTTGAATATGCCTATCAAAGTAGCCACTTCCGAGCAAGCGCCAGCCTTAGGTGCGGCTATGTATGCAGCCGTGTCTGCAGGTATTTACCCTAACACTCAAGAAGCCATTCAAGCCATGGGTTCAGGGTTTGACAAAGTCTACTATCCTACCCCGGAGCATGTGGAGGTTTATGAGAGACTGTATCAGGAGTATGTATCTTTTGGGAAATTTGTTGAAAAAGGATGA